From the genome of Vulpes lagopus strain Blue_001 chromosome 2, ASM1834538v1, whole genome shotgun sequence, one region includes:
- the LOC121485237 gene encoding methylsterol monooxygenase 1-like has product MATNESISIFSSASLAVEYVDSLLPENPLQEPFKNAWNYMLNNYTKFQIATWGSLIVHEVLYFLFCLPGFLFQFIPFMKKYKIQKHKPETWENQWKCFKVLLFNHFCIQLPLICGTYYFTEYFNIPYDWERMPRWYMLLARCFGCAVIEDTWHYFLHRLLHHKRIYKYIHKVHHEFQAPFGMEAEYAHPLETLILGTGFFTGIMLLCDVILLWALVTIHLIGTIDVHSGYDIPLNTLNLIPFYAGSRHHDFHHMNFIGRYASTFTWWDRIFGRDSHFTAYNEKMKKIEKKMQ; this is encoded by the coding sequence ATGGCAACAAATGAAAGTATCAGCATCTTTAGTTCAGCATCCTTGGCTGTGGAGTATGTAGATTCACTTTTACCTGAGAACCCTCTAcaagaaccatttaaaaatgcttggAACTATATGTTGAATAATTATACAAAGTTCCAGATTGCAACATGGGGATCCTTGATAGTTCACgaagttctttatttcttgttctgtttacctggatttttgtttcaatttatacctttcatgaaaaagtacaaaattcaaaagcatAAACCAGAAACATGGGAAAAccaatggaaatgttttaaagtacTTCTCTTTAATCACTTTTGTATCCAGCTTCCTTTGATCTGTGGAACTTATTATTTTACAGAGTATTTTAATATACCTTATGATTGGGAAAGAATGCCAAGATGGTATATGCTTTTGGCAAGATGCTTTGGCTGTGCGGTGATTGAGGATACCTGGCACTATTTCCTGCATAGGCTCTTGcatcacaaaagaatatataaatacattcataaagTTCATCATGAGTTTCAGGCTCCATTTGGAATGGAAGCTGAATATGCACATCCTTTGGAAACTCTGATTCTTGGAACTGGATTTTTCACTGGAATCATGCTTTTATGTGATGTCATTCTCCTTTGGGCATTGGTGACCATTCATTTGATAGGAACTATTGATGTCCATAGTGGCTATGACATTCCCCTGAACACTTTAAATCTGATCCCTTTCTATGCTGGTTCTCGGCATCATGATTTCCACCACATGAACTTCATCGGAAGGTATGCTTCCACATTTACATGGTGGGATAGAATTTTCGGAAGAGACTCTCACTTTACTGCCTAtaatgaaaagatgaagaagattGAGAAAAAGATGCAATAA